Proteins found in one Larimichthys crocea isolate SSNF chromosome I, L_crocea_2.0, whole genome shotgun sequence genomic segment:
- the LOC109142824 gene encoding selection and upkeep of intraepithelial T-cells protein 2 isoform X3, whose product MKLTMLTALTLLLLPGSTRGDKPGVVKVFVQEDSDAILPCSPSTKESLVFKTFDWIKENDRQRDVFLYQSGVTKTGADKFKDRVSYFTDELKNGNASIIIGNAKMEDSGNYTCIFLYLVPRESFHVELVVEPVLKDRYGKIEGASSKPHIMRVNVTEDGVQLHCLVQGAFPKPEVEFQDSAGKVLPAEEPQVLESGQRYTVTLITTLTKTDDFRCVAKQKEILHETSAEIYVSVRDKHVDVTGWFVGFFFLGVFSLAAVQALLVRTKHIKIQFIKGPCQQTKSSGDFL is encoded by the exons ATGAAGCTAACCATGCTAACAGCCCTGACCCTTCTCCTCCTGCCTGGATCAACGCGTGGAGACAAACCCG GTGTCGTCAAAGTGTTCGTGCAAGAAGACAGCGATGCCATCTTGCCCTGTTCCCCCAGCACCAAGGAGAGCCTCGTATTTAAAACGTTCGACTGGATAAAGGAGAATGACCGTCAGAGGGACGTGTTCTTGTATCAGTCAGGCGTTACTAAAACCGGAGCCGACAAGTTCAAAGATCGAGTTTCATATTTTACCGATGAACTGAAGAACGGCAACGCCTCCATCATCATCGGAAATGCAAAGATGGAGGACAGTGGAAACTACACCTGTATTTTTCTATATCTTGTACCACGGGAAAGTTTCCACGTTGAGCTTGTTGTTG AACCTGTTCTTAAAGACAGATATGGAAAAATAGAag GAGCTTCTTCAAAGCCACACATCATGAGAGTTAATGTCACAGAGGACGGGGTCCAGCTGCACTGTCTTGTTCAAGGTGCTTTTCCAAAACCTGAAGTAGAGTTCCAGGACAGTGCTGGAAAAGTCCTTCCTGCTGAGGAGCCTCAGGTCTTAGAAAGCGGACAACGTTACACCGTGACCCTCATCACCACTTTGACCAAGACCGACGACTTCCGCTGTGTCGCCAAGCAGAAGGAAATCCTCCATGAGACTTCTGCTGAGATCTACGTGTCTGTCCGTG acaAACACGTGGACGTCACAGGATGGTTTGTTGGATTCTTCTTCTTGGGAGTTTTCTCACTTGCTGCAGTTCAAGCTTTGCTTGTACGTACAAAGCACatcaaaatacaatttattaaAG gTCCTTGTCAGCAGACAAAGAGTTCTGGTGATTTCTTATAA
- the LOC109142824 gene encoding butyrophilin-like protein 2 isoform X2, which translates to MKLTMLTALTLLLLLPGSTRGDKPGVVKVFVQEDSDAILPCSPSTKESLVFKTFDWIKENDRQRDVFLYQSGVTKTGADKFKDRVSYFTDELKNGNASIIIGNAKMEDSGNYTCIFLYLVPRESFHVELVVEPVLKDRYGKIEGASSKPHIMRVNVTEDGVQLHCLVQGAFPKPEVEFQDSAGKVLPAEEPQVLESGQRYTVTLITTLTKTDDFRCVAKQKEILHETSAEIYVSVRDKHVDVTGWFVGFFFLGVFSLAAVQALLVRTKHIKIQFIKGPCQQTKSSGDFL; encoded by the exons GTGTCGTCAAAGTGTTCGTGCAAGAAGACAGCGATGCCATCTTGCCCTGTTCCCCCAGCACCAAGGAGAGCCTCGTATTTAAAACGTTCGACTGGATAAAGGAGAATGACCGTCAGAGGGACGTGTTCTTGTATCAGTCAGGCGTTACTAAAACCGGAGCCGACAAGTTCAAAGATCGAGTTTCATATTTTACCGATGAACTGAAGAACGGCAACGCCTCCATCATCATCGGAAATGCAAAGATGGAGGACAGTGGAAACTACACCTGTATTTTTCTATATCTTGTACCACGGGAAAGTTTCCACGTTGAGCTTGTTGTTG AACCTGTTCTTAAAGACAGATATGGAAAAATAGAag GAGCTTCTTCAAAGCCACACATCATGAGAGTTAATGTCACAGAGGACGGGGTCCAGCTGCACTGTCTTGTTCAAGGTGCTTTTCCAAAACCTGAAGTAGAGTTCCAGGACAGTGCTGGAAAAGTCCTTCCTGCTGAGGAGCCTCAGGTCTTAGAAAGCGGACAACGTTACACCGTGACCCTCATCACCACTTTGACCAAGACCGACGACTTCCGCTGTGTCGCCAAGCAGAAGGAAATCCTCCATGAGACTTCTGCTGAGATCTACGTGTCTGTCCGTG acaAACACGTGGACGTCACAGGATGGTTTGTTGGATTCTTCTTCTTGGGAGTTTTCTCACTTGCTGCAGTTCAAGCTTTGCTTGTACGTACAAAGCACatcaaaatacaatttattaaAG gTCCTTGTCAGCAGACAAAGAGTTCTGGTGATTTCTTATAA
- the LOC109142824 gene encoding butyrophilin-like protein 2 isoform X4: MALTALTLLLLLLPGSTRGDEPGVVKVFVQEDSDAILPCSPSTKESLVFKTFDWIKENDRQRDVFLYQSGVTKTGADKFKDRVSYFTDELKNGNASIIIGNAKMEDSGNYTCIFLYLVPRESFHVELVVEPVLKDRYGKIEGASSKPHIMRVNVTEDGVQLHCLVQGAFPKPEVEFQDSAGKVLPAEEPQVLESGQRYTVTLITTLTKTDDFRCVAKQKEILHETSAEIYVSVRDKHVDVTGWFVGFFFLGVFSLAAVQALLVRTKHIKIQFIKGPCQQTKSSGDFL; encoded by the exons GTGTCGTCAAAGTGTTCGTGCAAGAAGACAGCGATGCCATCTTGCCCTGTTCCCCCAGCACCAAGGAGAGCCTCGTATTTAAAACGTTCGACTGGATAAAGGAGAATGACCGTCAGAGGGACGTGTTCTTGTATCAGTCAGGCGTTACTAAAACCGGAGCCGACAAGTTCAAAGATCGAGTTTCATATTTTACCGATGAACTGAAGAACGGCAACGCCTCCATCATCATCGGAAATGCAAAGATGGAGGACAGTGGAAACTACACCTGTATTTTTCTATATCTTGTACCACGGGAAAGTTTCCACGTTGAGCTTGTTGTTG AACCTGTTCTTAAAGACAGATATGGAAAAATAGAag GAGCTTCTTCAAAGCCACACATCATGAGAGTTAATGTCACAGAGGACGGGGTCCAGCTGCACTGTCTTGTTCAAGGTGCTTTTCCAAAACCTGAAGTAGAGTTCCAGGACAGTGCTGGAAAAGTCCTTCCTGCTGAGGAGCCTCAGGTCTTAGAAAGCGGACAACGTTACACCGTGACCCTCATCACCACTTTGACCAAGACCGACGACTTCCGCTGTGTCGCCAAGCAGAAGGAAATCCTCCATGAGACTTCTGCTGAGATCTACGTGTCTGTCCGTG acaAACACGTGGACGTCACAGGATGGTTTGTTGGATTCTTCTTCTTGGGAGTTTTCTCACTTGCTGCAGTTCAAGCTTTGCTTGTACGTACAAAGCACatcaaaatacaatttattaaAG gTCCTTGTCAGCAGACAAAGAGTTCTGGTGATTTCTTATAA